One Castanea sativa cultivar Marrone di Chiusa Pesio chromosome 4, ASM4071231v1 DNA window includes the following coding sequences:
- the LOC142631462 gene encoding uncharacterized protein LOC142631462 codes for MLVQEFLDLCSPASLLRGSSAQVCWSQHLEGVFKVNFDVALFENIGGACIGVAIRDSKGEIIVALSQRIPLPFSVEMAEAMAVRRALLFAQELSLSKVMMEGDCLRVVLALNFSVSCNTLYVNVVEEARRQACQFQFCRFIHVR; via the coding sequence ATGTTGGTTCAGGAATTCCTTGATCTGTGCAGTCCTGCTTCGTTGCTGAGAGGTTCTAGTGCTCAAGTTTGTTGGTCTCAGCATCTAGAAGGTGTTTTTAAGGTAAACTTTGATGTTGCCTTGTTTGAGAATATTGGTGGTGCATGCATTGGAGTGGCAATTCGAGATTCAAAAGGTGAGATTATTGTGGCGTTATCTCAGCGGATTCCTCTTCCATTTTCTGTTGAGATGGCAGAAGCCATGGCCGTGCGTCGAGCACTTCTTTTTGCGCAAGAACTGAGTCTCTCTAAGGTGATGATGGAGGGAGATTGTCTTCGGGTGGTTTTGGCTTTGAACTTTTCAGTCAGCTGCAACACGTTGTATGTAAATGTGGTAGAGGAGGCACGTCGTCAAGCTTGTCAGTTTCAGTTTTGTAGGTTTATTCATGTGCGTTGA